The window aaaattttctttatcaAATGGTTTGCTTGTTAAATCATCAGTCCATATGACAACTTCTTTACATCACCAAATCTCCTCACTTTGAACAATAAGATACCGAGAAAAATTCTATTACTTAAACAATCGTTGTGTTGACGTGTCTTTAATGTTGGAGATATGATTATTACTTTATTAGAGTGGAAAACAAGTTATCATTacatattccttttttttttttgtggggggggggggggtggggttgatAATTGTCATTCTATATTCATTTTCCATTGATAAGATTTGTTCGTAACCATTTCAAATATGAGCATGGCTGGGACGGCTACCCAACTTACCTGGATTTAAGTTGCATATGATTCCTCTTCTAACAAATATCTCTTATAAATGTATCCAGGAGATAGCTTATAAGTGTAAAGCATAATTATTCATTTATATTTTAATCtgggaaagaaatagaaactcttAACTAATTTATTCTACACAGATTAGAAAGAGTTTTTATATTTTAGGGGGAGGAGGCTTGCCCCAAGCCGCCTTAAACAATTATTGTATGTTGATTGTTAAGGATTGTTTCATTAATTTAGCATTTTTTTCCTgacaattttattattattcttatgTTTATTTAAAGAATGGAGGATCCTTCTCATATTGGATGAGCATTAGCCATTAAATTACAAAGTTTCCACATATGACAATTGCAGAGCCCAATAGATTCAAACTTTTTGCTCAAAATATTACTTTCTTTAACTATACTTGTAGGTTATAAGAATTAAGAAGACTTAGTTTTCTTAGCTGGACAGGTCTCTCCTAGCTTCTGAATACAAAGAGTTTTCCATGAtatgttctaacttctaagcATTCGCATATGAAGGTCTAAGATCATTTGGCCATGAAGAAGATGTCTGAGATACAGGAGGAAGATGATGTAGAGAATCTTTACATTACCAACACAGAGGCGCAAAGGGAAAGGATCAGGAAGATTATCCAAAAACAGAGATGCCTTTATTCATCATCCTCTAATACTGTTGTGTCTCATGCTTTGTTCTTTCCCCAAAGGAAGAGTTGCAGTTTACAAGAACTGATGAAAAGAGGAAGTAAATCTCTACAAGAATTACTAAAGATCGAGCATACTAGTGCAGAGGCTTATTTCAAGGGTTTTAGCAGTACACCAATGGTTAAGCCTATGCGTATTAGGGGCAGTGATACAGATGGTGGCATTCATGGGCTCAGAAGGATTAACAGTGGGAGTAGTTTCATGGAGAGAGGATCTGTTTCCTCGAATAGGAGTAGAAGAAATCGGAGGTTGAGGAGAACAAAGTCATATAAAACATTGCCAGAACTTGGAATTCAGAGACTCAAAGGCTTCACTTTCAGGTTCAGATTAAGACGACGTTTGAAGATTATGATCTGTGGTACAATATTCTGATACCATTCCCAAATTCTACCTAATTAAATTCATGATTTCTAATCATTTTAGGTTTAttgaattttaattatttttttttggattgtaaACAATTTTTATTGTGAACAACTAGCATCTTTACcacaatagaaatagaaatcctTCACCATGTAAGAGATTTGCATGTTGATATGTACATGAAAAAAGAGTAGATAGAAATACTTACAAAATAACAGTAGAGACCTATAATAACAGTAAAGAATTATCCTAAATCAATTCAAGAACCTTACTCAGGCATCCTTGTTGAATCCTTGAATCATTACTTTTCTGCTATTCAATTTTGAAGAACTTACTCAAGCATTGTATATATCTTCACAAAGAACACAATGATCTGATATTAATCTGCCAATGATGCTCCCTTCTCCAATCCTCAAATCACTACTTTGTCTATTCCAAAGATGAACTCCATAAGTCTCTTCACTCAACTGTAGCAGCTTTGCAGATACCCATCTAGACATGGCAGGATCCACTGGTTTCTGGAAAAAACCAGTTATCCTGTTCCAATGCACAGGATAGAATGCCATGGATGGCAGGACTGTGAAATTATAGTGAGGTCTTCTCCTTACCCTCTCAATCACCCTTGAAACCAGGTAAGGTCCATTATGTCCCCATttgtttccatcaaaagtgAGGGAGAATTCTTCAATGAATTTGAATAAGAGAGGATGATTCTTGTCAAAGATCAAAACTGCATTGTTAAGCCTTGACCATTTGCCAGTCTCTGCATCCATACTCTGTGCTCCAATTGAATTTCTCAAACCTGAAAGCTTCTTAATAACTATGAAATCAATATCCAAGTAAGCACCACCGTATTTATATAGAACCGCAAGTCTGAGGAGATTGGATAGATTCTGGGCTAATGGAATCTCGCCAGGGTCCTTGTTACCCTTCTTCATCTGACGAAACCAAGCTTCAGCAGGTGTGTTCTTCAGAAGAAACGACAGGTCTGGCTTCACTGCTATCACTCTAAATCCGAGATCTTGTAGCGGTTTCAGAATTCTATTTCCATGTATCGAATCCATAGTACTAGAGAGAATCATCAAGCACCCATGAGGGTGGGCTTTGAAGACACTCTCCAAGACCAAGATTTCTCTTTGCCGGAGAGATCTTGCCGGAGAAATCCAAGTCATGAAGAACTGTACCTCACAGGTGTTATCTAAGAACTTGCGTGCTCGCTCTGCAAATTGGCTAGTCAACTTGGTTGACTTGAATACGTCAAAAGCTCGAAGCTTTTCCTTGAACCAAGCGATCCTTTCTTGCTCTGTGGCATTGATTGGAGGAATTAGAGAATCTCGATTAATATTATATGCCTCAGTGATCTTTTCTTCTACTGAATAAGAAAGCGTGGGGAGTGAGGAGGACCTGAACTGGAAATGGCTTTTATGGGTTAAGGAGACTCTGGTTTCTTCTTTGTATAttgattggagaaaaaaattGGAGAAAACACTAATGGTTAGCAGTATAAGAAAGAGGATAGTGGCAAATGAAATGGTGGAGAAAAGGGAGGATTTGGTGTTACCAAGTGAGCGTATATTGACCATGGCTTTGAGAattgcagaggaagaagaagaaacagagctGATCAAGAGAAAGAGTTGATTGTCTATACAATTGAAACTGGGTTTCGTCTGTTTGACTTAGTTGGCCAAGAATTTTCTATGAAGGTAGTTTTCGTGGCAGAAGACTGACCGAGTAACCTTGACAATGGTAGCCGTCAGTGACGTATGAAGGTTGCAGAGGGAGACCGAGTCTCTGAGATGGGGAGATTGTTATTATTAAGATTTAAGAGGAAGCTTTCAAGGCTTCATGGGGAATTGGGAGGAAGTAGGTAGTAGTAACAGAGTTATGGTTGGGGAAGATTCCATCTTTTTTGTCTTCCTGCAGCTGTAACAGTGTAACTGCTATAACTCCACCGAACTAATACTTTTGTTAGGGTCTGAGGATCAATCACCACAATTATTTCTTCAT is drawn from Telopea speciosissima isolate NSW1024214 ecotype Mountain lineage chromosome 1, Tspe_v1, whole genome shotgun sequence and contains these coding sequences:
- the LOC122670787 gene encoding lactosylceramide 4-alpha-galactosyltransferase-like, whose product is MVNIRSLGNTKSSLFSTISFATILFLILLTISVFSNFFLQSIYKEETRVSLTHKSHFQFRSSSLPTLSYSVEEKITEAYNINRDSLIPPINATEQERIAWFKEKLRAFDVFKSTKLTSQFAERARKFLDNTCEVQFFMTWISPARSLRQREILVLESVFKAHPHGCLMILSSTMDSIHGNRILKPLQDLGFRVIAVKPDLSFLLKNTPAEAWFRQMKKGNKDPGEIPLAQNLSNLLRLAVLYKYGGAYLDIDFIVIKKLSGLRNSIGAQSMDAETGKWSRLNNAVLIFDKNHPLLFKFIEEFSLTFDGNKWGHNGPYLVSRVIERVRRRPHYNFTVLPSMAFYPVHWNRITGFFQKPVDPAMSRWVSAKLLQLSEETYGVHLWNRQSSDLRIGEGSIIGRLISDHCVLCEDIYNA